A portion of the Trueperaceae bacterium genome contains these proteins:
- a CDS encoding TrkH family potassium uptake protein encodes MAARLGTRGRFLPYVLGTGLLALSVAAALFCVYALAVGDPYAGFLLTAVAAVPLGWLLRRLGSPDADPSRREALNTVLLSWLLLPALGAIPYAVSGELGPLDAFFESMSGFTTTGATTIADFALVPDTLLLWRAVSQWVGGVGILVLFLAVFPQLAIAGRQVFHAEMPGPNQERLTPRLRQTALAVVTLYLAFTLACAAAYLLAGMGPFEALAHAFGTLAAGGFSPNANSFAAYQEPALQWIGVVFMTLSGTSFFLVYRAVTGHPRDVLRDPEFRAYAGIILTAGLLLALLLRAEHGAGDALRHGLFQAASMVTSTGFASADFREWGLPAQAILLLLMFVGGCGGSASGGVKVIRWLLIVKNTAREVKQALHPRAVLPVRVGNRTVPEDVVRAVAAFISLYVGLFAATALGLVFLGADFTSAVSASIASLGNTGPGLGPYAPIGHLDHLPAAGKLLLMFAMYAGRLEVVTVFIVFTPGWWRLPRAWLR; translated from the coding sequence GTGGCGGCGCGGCTGGGCACCCGCGGCCGGTTCCTGCCGTACGTGCTGGGGACGGGCCTGCTGGCGCTCAGCGTCGCGGCCGCCCTCTTCTGCGTCTACGCCCTGGCCGTCGGCGACCCGTACGCCGGCTTCCTGCTCACCGCCGTGGCGGCCGTGCCTCTCGGCTGGCTGTTGCGACGCCTCGGCAGCCCCGACGCCGACCCGAGCCGCCGCGAGGCCCTCAACACCGTGCTGCTCTCCTGGTTGCTGCTGCCAGCGCTGGGCGCCATCCCGTACGCCGTGAGCGGCGAGCTTGGGCCCCTCGACGCCTTCTTCGAGTCCATGAGCGGCTTCACGACCACCGGCGCCACCACCATCGCCGACTTCGCGCTCGTTCCCGACACGCTGCTCCTATGGCGGGCCGTGTCGCAGTGGGTGGGCGGCGTGGGCATCCTGGTGCTCTTCCTGGCGGTGTTCCCGCAGCTCGCCATCGCCGGCAGGCAGGTCTTCCACGCGGAGATGCCGGGGCCGAACCAGGAGCGCCTGACCCCGCGCCTGAGGCAGACGGCCCTGGCGGTGGTCACGCTCTACCTCGCCTTCACCCTCGCCTGCGCCGCCGCCTACCTGCTGGCGGGCATGGGACCGTTCGAGGCCCTGGCCCACGCCTTCGGGACGCTGGCCGCCGGCGGCTTCAGTCCCAACGCCAACAGCTTCGCGGCGTACCAGGAACCGGCGCTGCAGTGGATAGGCGTGGTGTTCATGACCCTGTCGGGCACGAGCTTCTTCCTCGTCTACCGCGCGGTGACCGGCCACCCGCGCGACGTGCTGAGGGACCCTGAGTTCCGGGCGTACGCCGGCATCATCCTCACGGCGGGCCTACTGCTGGCCCTCCTGTTGCGCGCCGAGCATGGTGCCGGCGACGCGCTGCGCCACGGCCTCTTCCAGGCCGCCAGCATGGTGACCAGCACCGGCTTCGCCTCCGCCGACTTCCGGGAGTGGGGTCTGCCGGCGCAGGCGATCCTGCTCCTCCTCATGTTCGTGGGCGGTTGCGGCGGCTCGGCCAGCGGGGGCGTGAAAGTGATCCGCTGGCTCCTCATCGTCAAGAACACGGCGCGCGAGGTGAAGCAGGCGCTGCATCCTCGCGCCGTCCTGCCCGTGCGCGTCGGCAACCGGACCGTCCCCGAGGACGTCGTCCGCGCCGTGGCGGCCTTCATCAGCCTCTACGTCGGGCTGTTCGCCGCGACGGCGTTGGGGTTGGTCTTCCTGGGGGCGGACTTCACGAGCGCCGTGAGCGCCTCGATCGCCTCGCTCGGCAACACCGGGCCCGGGCTCGGCCCCTACGCGCCCATCGGGCACCTCGACCACCTGCCCGCGGCCGGGAAGCTCCTGCTCATGTTCGCCATGTACGCCGGCCGTCTGGAGGTCGTGACCGTCTTCATCGTCTTCACGCCCGGCTGGTGGCGGCTGCCGCGCGCGTGGCTGCGGTGA
- the acs gene encoding acetate--CoA ligase — MADTIDSILQEDREFAPPKAFQRRALLGDPADYERMYRQSIDDPEAFWGEAAKRHHWFEPWSKVVEWDEPHVKWFVGGKTNLAYDCLDRQVAEGKANKVAFFWEGEPGDKRTITYGQMLTEVSRFANVLKGKGVKLGDRVAIYMPMIPEAIVAMLACARIGATHSVVFGGFSSHALTDRINDAKASLVITADGGYRRGAVLPLKPAVDEALASSPSVKHVIVVRRAENVVDMEPGRDEWYHELMTDASDQCEAVPVDAEHPAYVLYTSGSTGKPKGVLHTVGGYLVHTSLTAKYVFDLRDNDIFWCTADIGWVTGHSYVVYGLMSNGATQVMYEGNPTYPAPDRFWEMIERYRVSVFYTAPTAIRAFIKLGREWPEKHDLSSLRLIGTVGEPINPEAWMWYRRVIGGDRCPIVDTWWQTETGAIMISTIPGVHATKPGSAGLPLFGVDAAVVDADGNDAPVNQGGYLVMRRPWPGMLRTVYGDDDRYRNQYWGEVPHVYFSGDGARKDEDGYFWVMGRVDDVVNVSGHRLGTMEVESALVSHPAVAEAAVVGRPDEIKGQGIVAFVTLEQGFDATATLREELRKHVATEIGAIARPDEVRFADALPKTRSGKIMRRLLRSVAAGQELIGDTSTLEDRGVVEQLQRDGS, encoded by the coding sequence ATGGCCGACACCATCGATTCCATCCTGCAAGAGGATCGCGAGTTCGCCCCTCCCAAGGCGTTCCAGCGCCGGGCCCTGCTGGGGGACCCCGCGGACTACGAGCGCATGTACCGTCAGTCGATCGACGACCCGGAGGCCTTCTGGGGCGAGGCGGCGAAGCGCCACCACTGGTTCGAGCCGTGGAGCAAGGTCGTCGAGTGGGACGAGCCCCACGTCAAGTGGTTCGTGGGCGGCAAGACCAACCTGGCTTACGACTGCCTCGACCGCCAGGTGGCCGAGGGCAAGGCCAACAAGGTCGCCTTCTTCTGGGAGGGCGAGCCGGGCGACAAGCGCACCATCACCTACGGCCAGATGCTCACGGAGGTCAGCCGCTTCGCGAACGTGCTCAAGGGCAAGGGCGTGAAGCTCGGCGACCGGGTGGCCATCTACATGCCCATGATCCCCGAGGCCATCGTGGCCATGCTGGCGTGTGCACGCATCGGCGCCACCCACTCCGTCGTGTTCGGGGGCTTCTCGTCGCACGCCCTGACCGACCGCATCAACGATGCGAAGGCCAGCCTGGTCATCACGGCGGACGGCGGCTACCGCCGCGGCGCCGTGCTGCCCCTCAAGCCGGCCGTCGACGAGGCGCTGGCCTCCAGCCCGAGCGTCAAGCACGTGATCGTGGTGAGGCGCGCCGAGAACGTGGTCGACATGGAGCCGGGACGCGACGAGTGGTACCACGAGCTGATGACGGACGCCTCGGACCAGTGCGAGGCAGTTCCCGTCGACGCCGAGCACCCGGCGTACGTGCTCTACACCTCCGGTTCGACCGGCAAGCCGAAGGGCGTGCTCCACACCGTCGGCGGCTACCTCGTCCACACCTCGCTGACGGCCAAGTACGTCTTCGACCTCCGCGACAACGACATCTTCTGGTGCACGGCCGACATCGGCTGGGTGACGGGGCACTCCTACGTCGTGTACGGCCTCATGTCGAACGGGGCCACGCAGGTGATGTACGAGGGGAACCCCACCTACCCCGCCCCCGACCGCTTCTGGGAGATGATCGAGCGCTACCGCGTGAGCGTGTTCTACACGGCGCCCACGGCCATCCGCGCCTTCATCAAGCTCGGCCGCGAGTGGCCGGAGAAGCACGACCTGTCCAGCCTGCGCCTCATCGGCACAGTGGGCGAGCCCATCAACCCGGAAGCGTGGATGTGGTACCGGCGCGTGATCGGCGGCGACCGTTGCCCCATCGTGGACACGTGGTGGCAGACGGAGACCGGGGCCATCATGATCTCGACCATCCCAGGCGTTCACGCCACCAAGCCCGGTTCGGCGGGGCTGCCCCTATTCGGGGTCGACGCCGCCGTGGTCGACGCGGACGGCAACGACGCGCCCGTCAACCAGGGCGGCTACCTGGTGATGCGGCGCCCGTGGCCCGGCATGCTCCGCACCGTGTACGGCGACGACGACCGCTACCGCAACCAGTACTGGGGCGAGGTCCCGCACGTCTACTTCTCCGGCGACGGCGCCCGCAAGGACGAGGACGGCTACTTCTGGGTGATGGGGCGCGTCGACGACGTGGTCAACGTGTCTGGCCACCGCCTCGGAACGATGGAGGTCGAGTCGGCGCTCGTCTCCCACCCCGCCGTGGCCGAGGCCGCCGTGGTCGGCCGCCCCGACGAGATAAAGGGCCAGGGCATCGTGGCGTTCGTGACGCTCGAGCAGGGGTTCGACGCCACGGCGACCCTGCGCGAGGAGCTCCGCAAGCACGTGGCCACCGAGATCGGCGCCATCGCGCGGCCCGACGAGGTGCGCTTCGCGGACGCTTTGCCCAAGACGCGCTCCGGCAAGATCATGCGCCGCCTCCTTAGGAGCGTGGCCGCCGGCCAGGAGCTGATAGGCGACACCAGTACCCTGGAGGATAGGGGCGTGGTCGAGCAGCTGCAGCGGGACGGCTCCTGA
- the sufB gene encoding Fe-S cluster assembly protein SufB, with amino-acid sequence MQHTKQYEFKLEENYFFKSDRGLTKRVVEQISYFKGEPEWMLKFRLKALEIAEKKGRPKWGPDLSGLNFDDIFFYVRPNEKQGTAGSWDDIPEDVRKTYQRLGVPEAEQRALAGVGAQYESEMVYHKLKAEWEKLGVLFLDTDTGLKEHPEIFKEYFASVIPPEDNYFAAVNSAVWSGGSFVYVPEGVHVEVPLQAYFLLNAENVGQFERTLIIGAPGSKFHYIEGCTAPAYTSNSFHSGVIEIVCQENSHVRYSTIQNWSHNVYNLVTQRAMVHAGASMGWLDGNLGSKTTMKYPSTYLVGEGAHGEILSIAFATDGQHQDAGAKVIHVAPNTTSSVVSKSISKGTGRSSYRGLVQIHEGATNARSNVECDALLLDENARTDTFPYIEISEKTAHVGHEATVSKLDDEQIFYLMTRGLKEDEAMALIVRGFLDPVAKELPLEYAVELNRLIELEMEGSVG; translated from the coding sequence CGTGGTGGAGCAGATCAGCTACTTCAAGGGCGAGCCCGAGTGGATGCTCAAGTTCCGCCTGAAGGCGCTCGAGATCGCAGAGAAGAAGGGCCGGCCCAAGTGGGGCCCCGACCTCTCCGGCCTGAACTTCGACGATATCTTCTTCTACGTCCGCCCCAACGAGAAGCAGGGCACGGCCGGGTCGTGGGACGACATCCCCGAGGACGTCCGCAAGACGTACCAGCGCCTGGGGGTGCCCGAGGCCGAGCAGCGCGCCCTGGCGGGCGTGGGCGCCCAGTACGAGTCGGAGATGGTCTACCACAAGCTCAAGGCCGAGTGGGAGAAGCTCGGGGTGCTGTTCCTCGACACCGACACGGGCCTGAAGGAGCACCCGGAGATCTTCAAGGAGTACTTCGCCTCGGTCATCCCGCCCGAGGACAACTACTTCGCCGCCGTGAACTCGGCCGTCTGGTCGGGCGGCTCCTTCGTCTACGTGCCCGAGGGCGTGCACGTGGAGGTGCCGCTGCAGGCCTACTTCCTGTTGAACGCCGAGAACGTCGGCCAGTTCGAGCGCACCCTCATCATCGGCGCGCCGGGCTCCAAGTTCCACTACATCGAGGGCTGCACGGCGCCCGCCTACACGAGCAACTCGTTCCACTCCGGCGTCATCGAGATCGTGTGCCAGGAGAACAGTCACGTGCGCTACTCGACCATCCAGAACTGGTCGCACAACGTCTACAACCTCGTCACTCAGCGCGCCATGGTGCACGCCGGCGCCAGCATGGGCTGGCTCGACGGCAACCTCGGCTCCAAGACGACCATGAAGTACCCCAGCACCTATCTGGTGGGGGAGGGCGCGCACGGCGAGATCCTCTCCATCGCGTTCGCCACCGACGGCCAGCACCAGGACGCCGGCGCCAAGGTGATCCACGTGGCGCCCAACACCACGAGCAGCGTGGTGAGCAAGTCGATCTCCAAGGGCACGGGGCGCTCCAGCTACCGCGGCCTGGTGCAGATCCACGAGGGCGCCACCAACGCGCGCTCGAACGTGGAGTGCGACGCGCTCCTCCTCGACGAGAACGCCCGCACCGACACGTTCCCGTACATCGAGATAAGCGAGAAGACGGCGCACGTGGGCCACGAGGCCACGGTCAGCAAGCTCGACGACGAGCAGATCTTCTACCTGATGACCCGCGGCCTCAAGGAGGACGAGGCCATGGCGCTCATCGTGCGCGGCTTCCTGGACCCCGTGGCGAAGGAGCTGCCCCTCGAGTACGCGGTGGAGCTGAACCGGCTCATCGAGCTCGAGATGGAAGGGAGCGTCGGCTGA
- a CDS encoding PIN domain-containing protein, translating into MTCKLSPTVPESVAEEAVDLLAAQLNVVAVDAPLVTGAVEVARSHKLAPWDAQLLAAARRANCVTILTGDVGRGEVLAGLTLVYPFRG; encoded by the coding sequence GTGACCTGCAAGCTGTCGCCGACCGTGCCCGAGAGCGTCGCCGAGGAGGCGGTCGACCTGCTGGCCGCACAGCTGAACGTCGTGGCAGTGGACGCCCCGCTGGTCACCGGCGCCGTGGAGGTAGCGCGGTCTCACAAGCTCGCGCCCTGGGACGCTCAGCTGCTCGCAGCGGCGCGGCGAGCCAACTGCGTCACGATCCTGACAGGGGACGTCGGTCGCGGCGAGGTCCTCGCCGGGCTGACGCTCGTCTACCCGTTCAGGGGCTGA
- a CDS encoding Rieske 2Fe-2S domain-containing protein, whose protein sequence is MTVATEAVDVGASEEFPEGSITARTVGDTDVVVIRQGGELFVLPDRCTHQRYPLNDGELLDGKIKCVHHGATFDLHSGRATLPAVEKIQLFTAAESGGRVTVTLQEL, encoded by the coding sequence GTGACCGTCGCCACGGAGGCCGTCGACGTCGGGGCCTCCGAGGAGTTCCCGGAGGGTTCGATCACGGCCCGGACGGTGGGTGACACGGACGTCGTGGTCATCCGGCAAGGCGGCGAGCTGTTCGTGCTGCCCGACCGCTGCACCCACCAGCGCTACCCGCTGAACGACGGCGAGTTGCTCGACGGCAAGATCAAGTGCGTCCACCACGGGGCTACCTTCGACCTGCACTCGGGCCGGGCCACGCTCCCGGCGGTCGAGAAGATCCAGCTCTTCACCGCGGCCGAGTCGGGCGGGCGCGTGACGGTGACGTTGCAGGAGCTCTGA
- a CDS encoding carboxymuconolactone decarboxylase family protein yields MSTRIDYAKVGHDGLSGLYKLEAYVRHSGLEESLVNLVKMRSSQINGCGFCLDMHSKDARAAGETEQRLYVLPAWREAPFYTDRERAALEWTEALTLISQNDVPDELYERVRAQFSEKELVDLTLAIAAINTWNRLSISLRTEVGSYHVGKYEAQPA; encoded by the coding sequence ATGTCAACTCGCATCGATTACGCCAAGGTCGGCCACGACGGGCTGAGCGGGCTCTACAAGCTCGAGGCGTACGTGAGGCATAGCGGCCTCGAGGAGTCCCTCGTGAACCTCGTGAAGATGCGCTCCTCGCAGATCAACGGCTGCGGCTTCTGCCTCGACATGCACTCGAAGGACGCGCGGGCTGCCGGCGAGACCGAGCAGCGGCTATACGTGCTGCCCGCCTGGCGCGAAGCGCCCTTCTACACCGACCGTGAACGCGCGGCGCTGGAGTGGACGGAGGCCCTGACGCTCATCTCGCAGAACGACGTCCCCGACGAGCTATACGAGCGCGTGCGGGCGCAGTTCAGCGAGAAGGAACTCGTCGACCTCACGCTCGCCATCGCGGCCATCAACACGTGGAACCGCTTGTCGATCAGCCTGCGCACGGAGGTGGGCAGCTACCACGTCGGCAAGTACGAGGCGCAACCCGCCTGA
- a CDS encoding DMT family transporter, with protein sequence MSRTVGALALVVVTLIWGSTFVVVKEALDTIPVSLLLAVRFTLAALLLAWAPWDRRAVVPALVLGVLSFVGFGTQTIGLSITSASNAAFITGLSVILTPLVAKAWLGRSLAPRVVAAALVAVAGLALITLRDGVAGVNGGDLIVLVTALTYAVYIVYLGEVAGRVRGTSLAMMQHLPMAALAWLWAAPQARLLPAVPLTTYLAIAYLAVVATALVAVVQTYAQRVVPAHLAALIFVLEPVFAAGFAAVLIGERLGPLGWAGAGLILGAMFLAEGRLPARRPGAR encoded by the coding sequence GTGTCCCGCACCGTCGGCGCCCTCGCCCTCGTGGTCGTCACCCTCATCTGGGGCAGCACGTTCGTGGTCGTCAAGGAGGCGCTGGACACGATCCCCGTGTCGCTGCTGCTCGCGGTGCGCTTCACGCTCGCTGCGCTGCTCCTCGCCTGGGCGCCTTGGGACCGGCGGGCGGTCGTGCCGGCGCTCGTGCTCGGCGTCCTCTCGTTCGTGGGCTTCGGGACGCAGACCATCGGGCTCTCCATCACCAGCGCGTCGAACGCCGCGTTCATCACGGGTCTGTCGGTCATCCTCACGCCGCTCGTCGCCAAGGCGTGGCTCGGGCGGTCGCTGGCGCCGCGGGTCGTGGCGGCGGCGCTGGTGGCCGTGGCCGGGCTGGCGCTCATCACGCTGCGTGATGGCGTGGCCGGCGTGAACGGCGGCGACCTGATCGTCCTAGTCACGGCGCTCACCTACGCCGTCTACATCGTCTACCTGGGCGAGGTGGCCGGGCGGGTGAGGGGCACGTCGCTCGCCATGATGCAGCACCTGCCCATGGCGGCCCTCGCGTGGCTGTGGGCCGCGCCGCAGGCGCGTCTCCTGCCTGCGGTGCCGCTCACCACCTACCTGGCCATCGCCTACCTGGCCGTCGTCGCGACCGCCCTGGTCGCGGTGGTCCAGACGTACGCGCAGCGCGTCGTCCCCGCGCACCTTGCGGCGCTGATATTCGTGCTCGAGCCGGTCTTCGCCGCGGGGTTCGCGGCCGTGCTCATCGGCGAGCGGCTGGGGCCGCTCGGGTGGGCCGGCGCCGGCCTCATCCTCGGCGCCATGTTCCTGGCCGAGGGCAGGCTGCCGGCCCGTAGGCCGGGGGCGCGCTGA
- the ispF gene encoding 2-C-methyl-D-erythritol 2,4-cyclodiphosphate synthase, giving the protein MPMALRIGHGQDAHRLVPGKRLVIGGVTVPSERGADAHSDGDVLLHALADALLSTRALGDIGKLFPPSDPAFAGLDSRAIVRGVLAELERHAGSSAITNVAAVVTLDAPKLGPLRERIAASVADLLGLPAGSVGVTFKTSEGLAPDHVQASVVVLGAAAGR; this is encoded by the coding sequence ATGCCTATGGCACTCCGCATCGGCCACGGTCAGGACGCCCACCGGCTGGTGCCGGGCAAGCGGCTCGTGATCGGCGGCGTGACCGTGCCCTCGGAGCGCGGCGCCGACGCCCACTCCGACGGCGACGTGCTCCTGCACGCGCTGGCGGACGCGCTCCTGTCCACGCGCGCCCTCGGCGACATAGGCAAGCTCTTCCCGCCGTCGGACCCCGCGTTCGCGGGCCTCGACAGCCGCGCCATCGTCCGTGGCGTCCTCGCCGAACTGGAGCGCCACGCCGGCTCTAGCGCCATCACGAACGTGGCGGCCGTGGTCACGCTCGACGCGCCGAAGCTGGGACCCCTGCGCGAGCGGATCGCCGCGTCGGTGGCCGACCTGCTCGGCCTGCCGGCCGGTAGCGTCGGCGTCACGTTCAAGACGAGCGAGGGGCTCGCGCCGGACCACGTCCAGGCGAGCGTGGTCGTGCTGGGCGCGGCCGCGGGTCGCTGA
- the sufD gene encoding Fe-S cluster assembly protein SufD: protein MATLLDNPAVDAAAVEAIVEAYAEPAWLADERRAALRSYAAAPFPTEKTEEWRYTQLKRFRLDGLALAKAPKDESVPERIRMRIADSDAEGVMVHKGNRVVLRQANIKEAGVVFTDLRTAVREHEELLRRHLYSVVNATQTKYTALNSALWENGTFVYVPKDVEVELPLGAFTTADAGGIGLGRTLIVLDVNSRLTFIDEYTSEPFEERLFFDAATEIVLQEGAKLRYVSLQNWSRNVAHMNKLRAHLGKDARLESVTVSLGADAARAEVESRLEGPGSESEMLGLYFADEGQHFNQFTLQHHATERGFSDVLFKGAVRDASQAVYSGLIVVDPHAQKTDAYQTNRNLLLDEEAEVVSIPQLEIAANDVKCSHGSTTGPVPEDQRFYLMSRGLRPEVAEHVLVTGFLYEVMSRVTLPKVAEYVERVVQAKLGVPGVKEKL, encoded by the coding sequence GTGGCGACGCTGCTAGACAACCCCGCCGTCGACGCGGCCGCCGTCGAGGCCATCGTCGAGGCGTACGCGGAGCCCGCCTGGCTCGCCGACGAGCGCCGCGCCGCCCTGAGGTCCTACGCCGCGGCGCCCTTCCCGACCGAGAAGACGGAGGAGTGGCGCTACACGCAGCTGAAGCGCTTCCGGCTCGACGGCCTGGCGCTCGCCAAGGCGCCGAAGGACGAGTCCGTGCCGGAACGGATCCGCATGCGCATCGCCGACTCGGACGCCGAGGGCGTGATGGTTCACAAGGGTAACCGGGTCGTGCTGCGCCAGGCGAACATCAAGGAGGCGGGCGTGGTCTTCACCGACCTCCGCACCGCCGTCCGCGAGCACGAGGAGCTCCTGCGGCGCCACCTCTACAGCGTGGTGAACGCCACCCAGACGAAGTACACGGCCCTCAACTCGGCCCTGTGGGAGAACGGCACCTTCGTCTACGTGCCCAAGGACGTGGAGGTCGAGCTGCCGCTCGGTGCCTTCACCACGGCCGACGCGGGCGGCATCGGGCTCGGCCGCACCCTCATCGTGCTCGACGTCAACTCCCGCCTCACCTTCATCGACGAGTACACGAGCGAGCCGTTCGAAGAGCGCCTCTTCTTCGACGCCGCCACCGAGATCGTGCTGCAGGAGGGCGCCAAGCTCCGCTACGTCAGCCTCCAGAACTGGAGCCGCAACGTGGCGCACATGAACAAGCTGCGCGCTCACCTCGGCAAGGACGCGCGCCTCGAGTCGGTCACGGTGAGCCTCGGCGCCGACGCCGCGCGCGCCGAGGTGGAGAGCCGCCTCGAGGGGCCCGGCTCCGAGAGCGAGATGCTGGGGCTCTACTTCGCCGACGAGGGGCAGCACTTCAACCAGTTCACGCTCCAGCACCACGCCACGGAGCGCGGCTTCTCGGACGTGCTCTTCAAGGGCGCGGTGCGCGACGCCAGCCAGGCCGTCTACTCGGGCCTCATCGTGGTCGACCCGCACGCGCAGAAGACCGACGCCTACCAGACGAACCGCAACCTGCTCCTCGACGAGGAGGCGGAGGTCGTCTCCATCCCGCAGCTCGAGATCGCGGCCAACGACGTGAAGTGCTCCCACGGCTCCACCACCGGCCCCGTGCCGGAGGACCAGCGCTTCTACCTCATGAGCCGCGGCCTCAGGCCGGAGGTGGCCGAGCACGTGCTCGTCACCGGCTTCCTCTACGAGGTGATGAGCCGCGTGACGCTCCCGAAGGTCGCCGAGTACGTGGAGCGCGTGGTGCAGGCCAAGCTCGGCGTGCCCGGGGTGAAGGAGAAGCTGTGA
- the trkA gene encoding Trk system potassium transporter TrkA, with translation MQIVIVGGGEIGALIAAQLHRTHSVTVIDQDPEREAAFSAMDVQFARGNGTDPDDLRAANVERARAFIACTSSDDVNVLACLAAKGLGAKQTLAFVTRQRYVDAFKRDGAFESVGLLIDRVLWPQRILAHQIADIVKVPRAIDSARFANGRIMLLEFLLEAHDPFLGASLGSLTLPPGVLAVGAIKGDAFLIPTGPTVFEPGDRVVFMGSTERMRELQRRFAPHKRSPKVVIVGGGNVGFMVAQQLGANRAELTIIEEDPERCEKLAQWLPHALVLRGDGTDLELLEQERVEDADAMVAVTDDDAKNLLVSLLSKQLGIPKVVTRVGRTRNRRLFMRVGVDSPLTPRAAAVQEVLNWLGVDEVEHLATIEDRAEVMEVTFPEGGGGGRVMDLGTPVPMLIGAVLRDDRIIVPNGETVIRPGDHLYVVTVPEAVASVEEWLEDRRGRKQGE, from the coding sequence ATGCAGATCGTCATCGTCGGCGGGGGTGAGATCGGCGCGCTGATCGCGGCGCAGCTCCACCGGACCCACAGCGTGACGGTGATCGACCAGGATCCGGAGCGCGAGGCGGCCTTCTCGGCGATGGACGTGCAGTTCGCGCGCGGCAACGGCACCGACCCCGACGACCTGCGCGCGGCGAACGTGGAGCGCGCGAGGGCGTTCATCGCCTGCACGTCGAGCGACGACGTCAACGTCCTCGCCTGCCTCGCCGCCAAGGGTCTGGGCGCCAAGCAGACGTTGGCGTTCGTCACCAGGCAGCGGTACGTTGACGCCTTCAAGCGCGACGGCGCCTTCGAATCCGTTGGCCTCCTGATCGACCGGGTGTTGTGGCCGCAGCGCATCCTGGCGCACCAGATCGCCGACATCGTCAAGGTGCCGCGGGCCATCGACAGCGCCCGCTTCGCCAACGGCCGCATCATGCTCCTCGAGTTCCTGCTGGAGGCTCACGACCCGTTCCTGGGCGCCAGCCTCGGCAGCCTCACGCTGCCGCCCGGCGTGCTCGCCGTGGGCGCGATCAAGGGCGACGCCTTCCTCATCCCCACCGGCCCCACCGTGTTCGAGCCGGGCGACCGCGTCGTCTTCATGGGTTCCACCGAGCGCATGCGGGAGCTGCAGCGCCGCTTCGCGCCCCACAAGCGCTCGCCCAAGGTCGTGATCGTCGGCGGCGGCAACGTCGGTTTCATGGTGGCGCAGCAGCTCGGCGCCAACCGCGCCGAGCTCACCATCATCGAGGAGGACCCCGAGCGGTGCGAGAAGCTGGCGCAGTGGTTGCCGCACGCCCTCGTCCTCAGGGGCGACGGCACCGACCTCGAGCTGCTCGAGCAGGAGCGCGTGGAGGACGCCGACGCCATGGTCGCCGTGACCGACGACGACGCCAAGAACCTGCTCGTGTCGCTCCTCAGCAAGCAGCTCGGCATCCCCAAGGTCGTCACGCGCGTGGGCCGCACCCGCAACCGGCGCCTCTTCATGCGGGTCGGCGTCGACTCGCCCCTCACCCCGCGCGCCGCGGCCGTGCAGGAGGTCCTCAACTGGCTCGGCGTCGACGAGGTCGAGCACCTGGCCACCATCGAGGACCGGGCCGAGGTGATGGAGGTGACGTTCCCGGAGGGCGGCGGTGGGGGGCGCGTCATGGACCTCGGCACGCCCGTCCCGATGCTGATCGGCGCGGTGCTGCGCGACGACCGCATCATCGTGCCCAACGGCGAGACCGTCATCCGCCCAGGCGATCACCTCTACGTCGTCACCGTCCCCGAGGCCGTGGCGAGCGTCGAGGAGTGGCTCGAGGACCGCCGCGGCAGGAAGCAGGGGGAGTGA